Proteins encoded by one window of Pseudomonas sp. LS44:
- a CDS encoding TOBE domain-containing protein: MSVLTTLAQHISRRPQRMALLEQIAVQGSITRAAKAAGLSYKAAWDAIDELNNLAEQPLVERTVGGRGGGGARLSAEGERLLALYQRLEALRAQVLQAAESDADLQVLGRLMLKTSARNQLSGRVSAIRAQGRNDLIDIELPGGLRLTAQITHHSTERLELQAESTVVALIKAGWVTLQPLSATAPAELNQLQGRIDEITADPEGPSEVRIGLPSGQTLYALIEAGRLAGFGLQLGDPVRALFASGQVLLGTQL, translated from the coding sequence ATGTCCGTCCTCACCACCCTCGCCCAGCACATCAGCCGCCGTCCGCAACGCATGGCGCTGCTCGAACAGATCGCCGTGCAAGGCTCGATCACCCGCGCGGCCAAGGCCGCCGGGCTGAGTTACAAGGCGGCCTGGGACGCCATCGACGAACTCAACAACCTGGCGGAACAGCCGCTGGTCGAGCGCACCGTGGGTGGCCGTGGCGGTGGTGGCGCGCGCCTGTCGGCGGAAGGCGAACGCCTGCTGGCCCTCTATCAGCGCCTGGAAGCCTTGCGGGCGCAGGTGCTGCAGGCCGCCGAGAGTGATGCCGACCTGCAAGTACTCGGGCGACTGATGCTCAAGACCAGCGCGCGCAACCAACTCAGCGGCCGGGTCAGCGCGATTCGCGCGCAAGGCCGCAACGACCTGATCGACATAGAACTGCCTGGCGGTCTGCGCCTCACCGCGCAGATCACCCATCACAGCACCGAGCGCCTTGAGTTGCAGGCCGAGTCCACCGTGGTCGCGCTGATCAAGGCCGGCTGGGTCACGCTGCAACCGCTGAGCGCCACAGCGCCGGCCGAACTCAACCAGCTGCAGGGGCGGATCGACGAGATCACCGCCGATCCCGAGGGGCCCAGCGAGGTGCGCATCGGCCTGCCCAGCGGGCAGACCCTGTACGCCTTGATCGAGGCCGGACGGCTGGCCGGCTTCGGTTTGCAGCTCGGCGATCCGGTGCGCGCCCTGTTTGCCTCGGGCCAGGTATTGCTCGGCACCCAGCTCTAG
- a CDS encoding serine/threonine protein kinase, which translates to MPHPFAALTPDLVLDAVESLGFVSDARVLALNSYENRVYQVGIDESQPLIAKFYRPQRWSDAAIREEHQFSFELAECDVPVVAPLLRDGESLFEHAGFRFALFPRRGGRAPEPGNLDQLYRLGQLLGRAHAVGASRPFQHREALAVQNFGHDSLATLLDGGFIPRSLLPAYESVARDLLGKVEALYARSTFTSIRLHGDCHPGNLLCRDDTFHIVDLDDCRMGPAVQDLWMMLAGDRHERLSQVAELIDGYQEFHDFESRQLPLIEGLRALRLMHYSAWLARRWDDPAFPMSFPWFGSERYWGEQILVLREQMAALDEEPLRLF; encoded by the coding sequence ATGCCTCATCCATTTGCCGCCCTGACGCCTGACCTGGTGCTCGATGCCGTCGAGAGCCTGGGCTTCGTCAGCGACGCCCGCGTGCTGGCCCTGAACAGTTACGAAAACCGCGTCTACCAGGTGGGCATCGACGAAAGCCAGCCGCTGATCGCCAAGTTCTATCGGCCGCAGCGCTGGAGCGATGCGGCGATCCGCGAGGAACATCAGTTCAGCTTCGAGCTGGCCGAGTGCGACGTGCCGGTGGTGGCGCCGCTACTGCGCGACGGCGAGAGCCTGTTCGAACACGCCGGCTTTCGTTTCGCGCTCTTCCCCCGGCGTGGCGGGCGGGCGCCGGAGCCCGGCAATCTCGACCAGTTGTATCGCCTCGGCCAATTGCTCGGCCGTGCGCACGCGGTCGGTGCCAGCCGGCCGTTCCAGCACCGCGAAGCGCTGGCGGTGCAGAACTTCGGCCACGACTCGCTGGCCACTCTGCTGGATGGCGGCTTCATCCCACGCAGCCTGTTGCCAGCCTACGAGTCGGTGGCGCGCGATCTGCTCGGCAAAGTCGAAGCGCTGTACGCGCGCAGCACCTTCACCAGCATCCGCCTGCATGGCGACTGCCATCCCGGCAACCTGCTGTGCCGAGACGACACCTTCCATATCGTCGACCTCGACGACTGCCGCATGGGCCCAGCGGTACAGGACTTGTGGATGATGCTCGCCGGCGACCGCCACGAGCGCTTGTCGCAGGTCGCCGAGCTGATTGATGGCTATCAGGAATTCCACGATTTCGAGTCACGCCAGCTACCGCTGATCGAGGGGCTGCGCGCCTTGCGCCTGATGCATTACAGCGCCTGGTTGGCGCGCCGCTGGGACGACCCGGCCTTCCCCATGAGCTTTCCCTGGTTCGGCAGCGAGCGCTACTGGGGTGAGCAGATTCTGGTTCTACGTGAGCAGATGGCGGCTCTCGACGAAGAGCCGCTGCGGCTGTTTTAA
- a CDS encoding glycerophosphodiester phosphodiesterase yields the protein MLRFARFLLIPLLLLAVVVAGLALTSRPITPPVVLSGFGEKPLVIAHRGGRGLWPENSLFAFERASALGVDMLEMDLRLSRDGELVVIHDKKVNRTTEGSGLVADLDLAELQALDAGYRWSADGGESFPYRGQGVRIPTFAEVLQRFPERAKVIEIKVPNVGMEESLCALLDHYRQRDKVIVGSFYDRTLQHFREVCPGVATSAGPTSVRLLVALEWLGLGRLLSPSYQALQIPPASDGITVASPGLLRTARERGLNVQLWTINEQPMMSHLLEMGAQGLITDYPDRALQLLGRSTSISSVSDQ from the coding sequence ATGCTGCGTTTCGCCCGTTTTCTGCTTATCCCGCTGCTGCTCCTCGCCGTCGTAGTAGCCGGCCTGGCCCTGACCAGCCGGCCGATCACGCCACCGGTGGTGCTCAGCGGTTTCGGCGAGAAACCACTGGTGATTGCCCATCGCGGCGGGCGCGGCTTGTGGCCGGAGAACAGCCTGTTCGCCTTCGAGCGCGCCAGCGCGCTGGGCGTCGACATGCTGGAGATGGATCTGCGCCTCAGCCGCGACGGCGAACTGGTGGTGATTCACGACAAGAAGGTCAATCGCACCACCGAGGGCAGCGGCCTGGTCGCCGACCTCGATCTCGCCGAACTGCAGGCGCTGGACGCCGGTTACCGCTGGAGCGCCGATGGCGGCGAAAGCTTCCCCTATCGCGGCCAAGGCGTGCGCATCCCGACCTTCGCCGAAGTGCTGCAGCGCTTTCCCGAGCGAGCCAAGGTAATCGAGATCAAGGTGCCGAATGTCGGCATGGAAGAGTCGCTGTGCGCCCTGCTCGATCACTATCGGCAGCGCGACAAAGTCATCGTCGGCAGCTTCTACGACCGCACCTTGCAGCACTTTCGCGAAGTCTGTCCGGGCGTCGCCACCTCCGCCGGACCGACCTCGGTACGCCTGCTGGTCGCGCTCGAGTGGCTGGGCCTGGGGCGCTTGCTATCGCCGTCCTACCAGGCGCTGCAAATCCCTCCGGCCAGTGACGGCATCACCGTGGCCAGCCCTGGCCTGCTGCGCACCGCCCGCGAACGCGGCCTGAACGTGCAGCTGTGGACCATCAACGAGCAGCCGATGATGAGCCACTTGCTGGAGATGGGCGCACAAGGACTGATCACTGATTATCCCGACCGGGCCTTGCAGCTCCTCGGTCGTTCGACAAGCATCAGCTCCGTGAGCGACCAGTAA
- the osmE gene encoding osmotically-inducible lipoprotein OsmE — protein sequence MTRLMLAAVGILAATAGCAASETYQTFADQPLVAQVHKGMSQQEVQNIAGVPTATQERGADPGSCNDYLLSKAGRQQAYHVSFDETGRVDHTGFQSCSERESEERARASGGYGGMGGGGGY from the coding sequence ATGACCAGACTAATGCTCGCGGCCGTCGGCATTCTCGCCGCTACGGCCGGCTGCGCCGCCAGTGAAACCTACCAGACCTTCGCCGACCAGCCGCTGGTCGCCCAGGTCCACAAGGGCATGAGCCAGCAAGAGGTACAGAATATCGCCGGGGTGCCGACCGCGACCCAGGAGCGCGGCGCCGATCCGGGCAGCTGCAACGACTACCTGCTCAGCAAGGCCGGGCGCCAGCAGGCCTACCACGTCAGTTTCGATGAGACCGGGCGGGTCGACCACACCGGCTTCCAGAGCTGCAGCGAGCGCGAGAGCGAGGAGCGCGCCCGCGCCAGCGGCGGCTACGGCGGCATGGGTGGCGGCGGCGGTTACTAG
- the osmE gene encoding osmotically-inducible lipoprotein OsmE, which produces MYKHTLAVITVLATMAGCAGKPENPVDYVTYRDAPLVKQVEDGMSKHQVLSIAGTPSSEVPRTVHPGSCNNYILNKEGHQQAYYVTFDSAGKVDSKGFMTCEQHEINQREEDKLY; this is translated from the coding sequence ATGTATAAGCACACTCTTGCAGTGATTACCGTACTGGCCACCATGGCTGGCTGCGCCGGCAAACCGGAGAACCCGGTGGACTACGTGACCTATCGCGACGCGCCGCTGGTCAAGCAGGTCGAGGACGGCATGAGCAAACACCAAGTGCTGAGCATTGCCGGCACGCCCTCCAGCGAAGTGCCGCGCACCGTGCATCCGGGCTCCTGCAACAACTACATCCTCAACAAGGAAGGTCACCAGCAGGCCTACTACGTCACCTTCGACTCGGCTGGCAAGGTCGACAGCAAGGGGTTCATGACCTGCGAGCAACATGAAATCAATCAACGCGAAGAGGACAAGCTCTACTGA
- the ureE gene encoding urease accessory protein UreE produces MLVIHQRIAAQTAWDAELHLSFEARSKSRLRCFSATGEDIGLFLERGQTPLYDGECLRAEDGRVVRVCALAEQLLHVTCRSAFELTRAAYHLGNRHVALQLGDGWLRLLDDYVLKAMLEQLGAQVEAIQAPFQPEHGAYGGGHHHSHAGEAEFSYAPRLHQFGVRK; encoded by the coding sequence ATGCTGGTGATTCACCAGCGCATCGCCGCGCAAACTGCCTGGGACGCCGAACTGCACCTCAGCTTCGAGGCACGCAGCAAAAGCCGCCTGCGCTGCTTCAGCGCCACGGGCGAAGACATCGGCTTGTTCCTCGAACGCGGCCAGACACCGCTGTATGACGGCGAATGCCTGCGCGCCGAGGATGGCCGCGTGGTGCGCGTCTGCGCGCTGGCCGAGCAACTGCTGCACGTCACCTGCCGCAGCGCCTTCGAGCTGACCCGCGCCGCCTATCACCTGGGTAATCGCCACGTCGCCCTGCAGCTTGGCGACGGCTGGCTGCGCCTGCTCGACGACTACGTGCTCAAGGCCATGCTCGAGCAGCTCGGTGCGCAGGTAGAGGCCATTCAGGCGCCGTTCCAACCGGAGCATGGCGCCTACGGTGGCGGCCATCACCACTCCCACGCCGGCGAAGCCGAGTTCAGCTATGCGCCGCGTCTACATCAATTCGGCGTGCGCAAATGA
- a CDS encoding AsmA family protein, which produces MSVRRVLGRSVAVLVLLLVILAIVIATLDWNRLKPTINEKASIALDRPFAINGNLTVVWRREPQSGGWNALLPWPHVIAEDLTLGNPSWAKSKQFVTLKRVEARLALLPLLWRQLSIPSIQLSEAAANFERLADGRNTWTFDLGAREPEDQEPSPWTLDIGVIGFDQGLIHLDDRKLESQLDLRVEPLGEPIPFKQLVGAKVAARADTAGIAPQAYAFAWQLKGHYQRQALSGAGKVGGLLALHDASQPFPVQADVRIGTTRIVLAGILRDPQNLGSLDLRLQLSGRSLAQLYPLTGVTLPETPAYATDGHLLAQLHEPGGALFRYEKFNGTIGASDIHGDLTFVARQPRPKLSGTLTSNQLLFADLAPLIGADSNADKQQRGVANRQPADKVLPVEAFRTERWRAMDADVSFTGKRIVHSAKLPIDNLSTHLLLNDGQLSLEPLRFSMAGGRLEARIQLNGGVTPLQGRAQVQAREFKLKQLFPGFEPMRTSLGALNGDVDLRGRGNSVAALLGSANGDLKLLINDGAVSRDLMEIAGLNVGNYLLGKMFGDKPVRINCAVADVGIKDGLLSPWLMVFDTENAVIHVDGSANLKTEQLDLRVRPESKGVRIISLRSPLYVRGTFKSPEAGVQTLPLLARGAGLVVLGAMVAPAAGLLALVAPSGSDQPNQCAPLLQRLQKVEKAQPSR; this is translated from the coding sequence ATGAGTGTCCGTCGCGTGCTCGGCCGCAGTGTTGCCGTGCTGGTTTTACTGCTGGTGATCCTGGCGATCGTGATCGCCACCCTCGACTGGAATCGGCTCAAGCCGACCATCAATGAAAAGGCCTCGATCGCCCTCGATCGGCCCTTCGCCATCAATGGCAACCTGACTGTGGTCTGGCGCCGCGAGCCGCAGAGTGGCGGCTGGAACGCGCTGCTGCCCTGGCCGCATGTGATCGCCGAGGATCTGACCCTGGGCAATCCGAGCTGGGCCAAGAGCAAGCAGTTCGTCACCCTCAAACGGGTCGAGGCACGCCTGGCACTGCTACCGCTGCTGTGGAGGCAGTTGAGTATCCCAAGCATTCAGCTCAGCGAGGCAGCGGCCAATTTCGAGCGCTTGGCCGATGGCCGCAATACCTGGACCTTCGACCTTGGCGCTCGGGAGCCGGAGGATCAGGAGCCCAGCCCGTGGACCCTGGATATTGGCGTGATCGGCTTCGACCAGGGCTTGATTCATCTCGACGACCGCAAGCTGGAAAGCCAGCTCGATCTGCGTGTCGAGCCGCTCGGCGAGCCGATCCCGTTCAAGCAGCTAGTCGGCGCCAAGGTCGCCGCGCGGGCGGATACCGCCGGCATCGCGCCGCAAGCTTATGCCTTCGCCTGGCAACTCAAGGGCCATTACCAGCGTCAGGCGCTGAGTGGCGCTGGCAAGGTCGGCGGCCTGCTGGCCCTGCATGACGCCAGTCAGCCGTTTCCGGTGCAGGCCGACGTGCGCATCGGCACCACGCGTATCGTGCTCGCCGGCATCCTGCGTGATCCGCAGAACCTCGGTAGCCTCGATCTGCGCCTGCAACTCAGCGGCCGCAGCTTGGCTCAGTTGTATCCGCTGACGGGCGTGACGCTGCCGGAGACCCCGGCATATGCCACCGATGGCCATCTGCTCGCGCAGCTGCACGAGCCCGGTGGCGCGCTGTTTCGTTATGAGAAATTCAACGGGACGATCGGCGCCAGTGATATCCATGGCGATCTGACCTTCGTCGCCCGCCAGCCGCGGCCCAAGCTATCTGGGACGCTGACCTCTAATCAGCTGCTGTTCGCCGACCTCGCCCCGCTGATCGGCGCCGATTCGAATGCCGACAAGCAGCAGCGCGGCGTCGCCAATCGCCAGCCGGCCGACAAGGTGCTGCCGGTCGAGGCATTTCGCACCGAGCGTTGGCGGGCGATGGATGCTGACGTCAGTTTCACCGGCAAGCGCATCGTGCACAGCGCCAAGCTGCCGATCGACAATCTGTCCACCCATCTGCTGCTCAACGACGGCCAGCTGAGTCTCGAACCGTTGCGCTTCTCGATGGCCGGTGGCCGGCTGGAGGCGCGCATCCAGCTCAACGGCGGGGTGACGCCGTTGCAGGGCCGCGCGCAGGTGCAGGCCCGTGAGTTCAAGCTGAAGCAGCTGTTTCCGGGCTTCGAACCGATGCGCACCAGTCTCGGTGCGCTGAATGGCGATGTGGACCTCCGCGGGCGCGGCAATTCGGTGGCGGCACTGCTCGGCAGCGCCAACGGCGACCTCAAACTGCTGATCAACGATGGTGCGGTGAGCCGCGATCTGATGGAAATCGCCGGGCTCAACGTCGGCAACTATCTGCTGGGAAAAATGTTCGGCGACAAGCCGGTGCGGATCAATTGCGCGGTGGCCGATGTGGGCATCAAGGACGGGTTGCTGAGTCCATGGTTGATGGTGTTCGACACCGAGAACGCGGTCATCCACGTCGACGGCTCGGCGAACCTCAAGACCGAGCAACTGGACCTGCGCGTGCGTCCGGAATCGAAAGGCGTGCGGATCATCTCGCTGCGCTCGCCGCTGTATGTGCGCGGCACCTTCAAGTCGCCGGAAGCCGGGGTGCAAACCTTGCCGTTGTTGGCGCGTGGTGCCGGGCTGGTGGTGTTGGGGGCGATGGTGGCGCCGGCGGCCGGCTTGCTGGCGCTGGTTGCCCCGAGCGGCAGCGATCAGCCGAACCAATGCGCGCCACTGTTGCAGCGCTTGCAGAAGGTGGAGAAGGCGCAGCCGTCGCGCTGA
- a CDS encoding cysteine synthase A, whose translation MPIQDGFIGSIGNTPLIRLGKLSAETGCEILGKAEFLNPGGSVKDRAALYIVRDAERRGSLQAGGTIVEGTAGNTGIGLAHISAARGYRCIIVIPDNQSPEKLELLRVLGAEVRSVPAKPYRDPDNYQKIAGRLAAELPGAIWANQFDNLANRQAHYETTGPELWRDTGGRLDAFVCATGTGGTLAGVARYLKAQNPALRIVLADPMGSALYHWVQCGELAAEGSSITEGIGTTRITANLEGTPIDAAVQVDDQCCVDMVYHLLREEGLCLGSSSGINVAAAVQVARELGPGHTVVTLLCDRGGLYFQRLFNPAWLREKGLRAG comes from the coding sequence ATGCCTATTCAGGACGGCTTCATCGGCAGCATCGGCAACACCCCGCTGATCCGCCTCGGCAAGCTGAGCGCCGAGACCGGCTGCGAAATCCTCGGCAAGGCGGAGTTCCTCAACCCCGGCGGTTCGGTCAAGGACCGCGCGGCGCTGTACATCGTCCGCGACGCCGAGCGCCGTGGCAGCCTGCAGGCCGGTGGCACCATAGTCGAGGGCACCGCCGGCAACACCGGCATCGGCCTCGCGCACATCAGCGCGGCGCGCGGCTACCGCTGCATCATCGTGATTCCCGACAACCAGTCGCCGGAGAAGCTCGAGCTGTTGCGCGTGCTCGGCGCCGAGGTGCGCTCAGTGCCGGCCAAGCCCTACCGCGACCCGGATAATTACCAGAAGATCGCCGGCCGCCTGGCCGCCGAACTGCCGGGCGCGATCTGGGCCAACCAGTTCGACAACCTCGCCAACCGCCAGGCGCACTACGAGACCACCGGCCCGGAGCTCTGGCGCGACACCGGCGGCCGGCTCGATGCCTTCGTCTGCGCCACCGGCACCGGCGGCACCTTGGCCGGCGTCGCCCGCTATCTCAAGGCGCAGAACCCGGCGCTGCGCATCGTCCTCGCCGACCCCATGGGCAGTGCGCTCTACCACTGGGTGCAGTGTGGCGAGCTGGCGGCCGAGGGCAGTTCGATCACCGAGGGCATCGGCACCACGCGGATCACCGCCAACCTCGAGGGCACGCCGATCGACGCCGCCGTGCAGGTCGACGACCAGTGCTGTGTGGACATGGTCTACCACCTGCTGCGCGAAGAGGGCCTGTGCCTCGGCAGCTCCTCGGGGATCAACGTCGCCGCCGCCGTGCAGGTCGCGCGCGAGCTGGGCCCCGGGCATACCGTGGTGACCCTGCTGTGCGACCGCGGCGGTCTGTATTTCCAGCGTCTGTTCAATCCCGCCTGGTTGCGCGAGAAGGGCCTGCGGGCCGGCTAA
- a CDS encoding triacylglycerol lipase, producing the protein MSSSLANPRYPLVLVPGLLGFIRLPDYPYWYGIESALRRRGASVHPVAVSALHTSEVCGEQLLREVERIRSQTGAAKVNLLGHSQGALTARYVAALRPDWVASVTSVAGPNHGSELADYLYRQAPPGSWRERLIGLLMHGIARLLAWLERGYRGPPLPLDSRAAHQSLTTAGVAAFNQEFPQGLPARWGGEGPAEVQGVRYYSWSGTLQPGLSDRGGNRFDLSNRFCRLFARSFVREAGQCDGMVGRYSSHLGRVIRDDYPFDHLDIVNQSHGLVGLGADPVAVFLEHAARLQADGC; encoded by the coding sequence ATGTCGTCATCGTTAGCGAACCCGCGGTATCCCCTGGTGTTGGTCCCTGGCCTGCTCGGTTTCATCCGCTTGCCGGATTATCCCTACTGGTACGGCATCGAGTCGGCCTTGCGCCGACGCGGCGCCAGCGTGCATCCGGTGGCCGTCTCCGCGCTGCATACCAGCGAGGTGTGCGGCGAGCAGCTGCTGCGCGAAGTGGAGCGCATCCGCAGCCAGACCGGTGCCGCAAAGGTCAATCTGCTCGGCCACAGCCAGGGCGCGTTGACCGCCCGCTACGTGGCCGCGCTGCGTCCCGACTGGGTGGCCTCGGTGACCTCGGTGGCCGGCCCCAATCATGGCTCGGAGCTGGCCGATTACCTGTACCGCCAGGCGCCGCCCGGCAGCTGGCGCGAGCGTCTGATCGGCCTGCTGATGCACGGCATCGCCCGCCTGCTGGCCTGGCTGGAGCGCGGCTACCGCGGGCCGCCCCTGCCGCTGGACAGCCGCGCCGCGCACCAGTCGCTGACCACCGCCGGGGTGGCGGCCTTCAACCAAGAGTTTCCGCAGGGCCTGCCCGCGCGGTGGGGCGGCGAGGGGCCCGCCGAGGTGCAGGGCGTGCGCTACTACTCCTGGTCCGGCACCCTGCAGCCGGGGTTGAGCGACCGCGGCGGCAACCGCTTCGACCTGTCCAACCGCTTCTGCCGCCTGTTCGCCCGCAGCTTCGTGCGCGAGGCCGGGCAGTGCGACGGCATGGTCGGACGCTACAGCTCGCACCTCGGAAGGGTGATCCGCGATGACTACCCGTTCGACCACCTCGACATCGTCAATCAGAGCCACGGCCTGGTCGGCTTGGGTGCCGACCCGGTCGCGGTGTTCCTCGAGCATGCGGCGCGGCTGCAGGCGGACGGCTGTTAG
- a CDS encoding Mut7-C ubiquitin/RNAse domain-containing protein produces the protein MTRATFRFYEELNDFLPAERRRQAFTCICARAATVKHMIEALGVPHTEVELVLVDGESVGFERLLYDGDRVAVYPKFEALDISPLLRVRGLRFVADAQLGGLAHLLRMSGFDTLYDNHFADEQIAAIAEQQGRIVLTRDRELLKRRIISHGCYVHALKPAQQLRELFERLDLARSARPFSLCLHCNLPLHSIDKEEAAERLPSRLCACYSRFYTCDACHRLFWEGSHWRSMVALLGPLLDDR, from the coding sequence ATGACCCGCGCCACGTTCCGCTTCTACGAGGAACTCAACGACTTCCTCCCGGCCGAACGCCGGCGCCAGGCGTTCACCTGCATCTGCGCGCGGGCGGCGACGGTCAAGCACATGATCGAGGCGCTCGGCGTGCCGCACACCGAGGTCGAGTTGGTGCTGGTCGACGGTGAGTCGGTGGGCTTCGAGCGCCTGCTGTACGACGGCGACCGCGTCGCCGTCTACCCCAAGTTCGAGGCCCTGGACATCAGCCCGCTGCTGCGGGTGCGCGGCCTGCGCTTCGTCGCCGACGCGCAACTCGGCGGCCTCGCCCACCTGCTGCGCATGAGCGGCTTCGACACCCTCTACGACAACCACTTCGCCGACGAGCAGATCGCCGCCATCGCCGAGCAGCAGGGGCGCATCGTCCTGACCCGCGACCGCGAGCTGCTCAAGCGGCGGATCATCAGCCACGGCTGCTACGTGCATGCGCTGAAGCCGGCGCAGCAGCTGCGCGAGCTGTTCGAGCGCCTGGACCTGGCACGCAGCGCGCGGCCGTTCAGCCTGTGCCTGCATTGCAACCTGCCACTGCACAGCATCGACAAGGAGGAAGCCGCCGAACGCCTGCCGAGCCGGCTCTGCGCCTGCTACTCGCGCTTCTACACCTGCGACGCCTGCCACCGGCTGTTCTGGGAAGGCAGCCACTGGCGCAGTATGGTCGCCCTGCTGGGGCCGCTGCTGGACGACCGTTAG
- a CDS encoding urease accessory protein UreF, translated as MNANLAPFAGAWQLLRLASPQLPIGGFSYSQGLEMAVEQGLVSDSPSAARWIADQLLLNLARFEAPLLLALCQAAAASEWERLEQLAAEQRSSRETRELQQESRQMGYSLQQLLEGLPELDDECRALFARQPTPSLALGWALAARAWTIAPQEALAAWLWGWLENQLAVLMKTLPLGQQAAQRLTSELLPTLATAQRLATDTHPEHWGSAAFGLALTSMAHERQYSRLFRS; from the coding sequence ATGAACGCCAATCTGGCGCCATTCGCGGGTGCCTGGCAGTTGTTGCGCCTGGCCAGTCCGCAGTTGCCGATTGGCGGGTTCAGCTATTCGCAAGGCCTGGAAATGGCCGTGGAACAGGGCCTGGTGAGCGATTCACCGAGCGCCGCGCGCTGGATCGCCGACCAGCTGCTGCTCAACCTGGCGCGCTTCGAAGCGCCGCTGCTGCTGGCGCTGTGTCAGGCCGCCGCCGCCAGCGAGTGGGAGCGGCTCGAACAACTCGCCGCCGAGCAGCGCAGCAGCCGGGAAACCCGCGAGTTGCAGCAGGAAAGCCGGCAGATGGGCTACTCGTTGCAGCAATTGCTGGAAGGTCTGCCCGAGCTGGACGACGAATGCCGCGCCCTGTTCGCCCGCCAACCCACGCCGAGCCTGGCCCTGGGCTGGGCACTGGCGGCACGCGCCTGGACCATCGCGCCGCAGGAGGCTCTGGCGGCCTGGTTATGGGGCTGGCTGGAGAACCAGTTGGCGGTGCTGATGAAAACCCTGCCGCTCGGCCAGCAAGCCGCGCAGCGCCTGACCTCCGAGCTGTTGCCGACGCTCGCCACAGCGCAGCGTCTGGCCACCGATACGCATCCCGAACACTGGGGCAGCGCCGCCTTCGGCCTGGCGCTGACGAGCATGGCGCACGAGCGTCAGTACAGCCGGCTGTTTCGCTCGTAA
- the ureG gene encoding urease accessory protein UreG has protein sequence MNSQPLRVGIGGPVGSGKTALTLALCLALRERYNLAVVTNDIYTQEDAQFLVRNEALAPERIIGVETGGCPHTAIREDASINLEAVDQLNRRFPGLELIIVESGGDNLSATFSPELSDLTIYVIDVSAGDKLPRKGGPGICKSDLLVINKIDLAPLVGASLEVMDRDAKKMRGDKPFVFSNQKVGQGLDQIIAFIERHGMLNAA, from the coding sequence ATGAACAGCCAACCCCTGCGCGTCGGCATTGGCGGCCCGGTCGGTTCCGGCAAGACCGCGCTGACCCTGGCGCTGTGCCTGGCGCTGCGCGAGCGCTACAACCTGGCAGTGGTGACCAACGATATCTACACCCAGGAAGATGCGCAGTTCCTGGTGCGCAACGAAGCGCTGGCGCCGGAGCGGATCATCGGCGTGGAAACCGGTGGCTGCCCGCACACGGCGATCCGCGAGGACGCCTCGATCAACCTCGAAGCGGTCGACCAGCTCAATCGGCGCTTCCCCGGCCTCGAGCTGATCATCGTCGAATCCGGCGGCGACAACCTGTCCGCCACCTTCAGCCCGGAACTCTCCGACCTGACCATCTATGTGATCGACGTGTCGGCCGGCGACAAGCTGCCGCGCAAGGGCGGCCCGGGCATCTGCAAGTCCGACCTGCTGGTGATCAACAAGATCGACCTGGCGCCGCTGGTCGGTGCCTCGCTGGAGGTCATGGACCGCGATGCGAAGAAGATGCGCGGCGACAAGCCGTTCGTGTTCAGCAACCAGAAAGTCGGCCAGGGTCTCGACCAGATCATCGCCTTCATCGAACGCCACGGCATGCTCAACGCCGCATGA
- a CDS encoding HupE/UreJ family protein codes for MNLRKTLFSLALFLSPALAFAHPGHGDSGLAAGLAHPVFGLDHLLAMLAVGLWAAQQQGAARWALPSAFVASMLLGGLLGFEGLQLPFMETGIAASVLALGLLVALAVRPPLVLALMVTALFASAHGVAHGLELPALTSPWGYAAGFIAATAALHGAGYAVVRLLPQAAAPLVRLAGLASAGTGAWLLAG; via the coding sequence ATGAACCTACGCAAAACCCTGTTCAGCCTCGCCCTGTTTCTCTCCCCGGCGCTGGCCTTCGCCCACCCCGGCCACGGCGACAGCGGCCTGGCGGCTGGCCTGGCCCACCCGGTCTTCGGCCTCGACCATCTGCTGGCGATGCTCGCGGTCGGCCTGTGGGCAGCACAGCAACAGGGCGCCGCACGCTGGGCGCTGCCGAGCGCCTTTGTCGCGAGCATGCTGCTGGGCGGCCTGCTCGGCTTCGAAGGCCTGCAGCTGCCGTTCATGGAAACCGGCATCGCCGCTTCGGTGCTCGCCCTCGGCCTGCTCGTGGCGCTGGCCGTGCGCCCGCCGCTGGTGCTGGCGCTGATGGTTACTGCGCTGTTCGCCAGCGCGCATGGCGTCGCCCACGGCCTGGAACTGCCGGCACTGACCAGCCCGTGGGGTTACGCCGCCGGTTTCATCGCCGCCACCGCTGCCCTGCATGGCGCCGGTTACGCCGTGGTGCGGCTGCTGCCGCAAGCCGCTGCACCGCTGGTGCGCCTCGCCGGGCTGGCCTCGGCCGGGACCGGGGCCTGGCTGCTGGCCGGCTGA